The following nucleotide sequence is from Futiania mangrovi.
ATGGGCTTGAGCGCCGCCTCGATCACCAGGTCGATGCCGCCGGCGGCGACCATGGCGTAATTGTAGCAATCGCAGCCGTAGCGGGTCATGCGCACGGCAGCCGAGACGCGGGCGAAGGCGTCGGCCTCCGCCTCCGTAGCAAAGATGTCCGGGTGAGTCGTGGCAAGGATCGCCTCGCCGAGGCGCGCACAGCCGCGCGTCCGCAGCGGGACCCGCTGCCCGCCGCGGATCAGCGCGCCACGGCCGCCGGCGGCGACGAACCGCTCGCCGACATAGGGCTGGTCCATGACCCCGAGCACCGGCTCGCCGTCGTGTTCCAGCGCGATCAGCGTGCCCCAGGTGGGAAGCCCCATGATGTAGGCCTTCGTGCCGTCGATCGGGTCCAGCACCCAGCGCCAGGGACCTTGCGCGGGCTTCTCCCCGTGTTCCTCTCCCAGGATGCCATGGTCGGGATAGGCGGCCTGGATCAGCGCGCGCATCGCCGTTTCCGCGTCGCGATCCGCCGCCGTCACGGGATCGAAGCCGTGCTGACCGTCGTCCTTGTCGTCGGTGTCCGGCTGCTGGCGGAAATGGGCGAGCGTGGCGGCCTTCGCCGCATCTGCCAGCCGTTCGGCGAACGCGAGCAGGCTGTCGGCGTCGGTCATCGAGAGAGGCATGGCGGTTACTCCGGCGCGGCCAAACGAAACGGGCCCCGGCACGGCTGCCGGGGCCACGTCTGGATAGCAGAACTTGGGGCCGGGGCCGACCTCAGTCTTCGCCGATCGCCTTGGCGAGGTCGAACAGCTTGCGGCGCTGGTCGTCGGGAATGGCGTAGTAGGCGCGCAGGAGTTCCATCGTCTCCTTGTCCTTCAGCACGTCCTTGTCCGCGCCTTCGGCTTCCGCCGCTTCCAAGTCCAGCCCTTCGAAGAAGAAGGACACCGGGACGTCGAGTGCCTGGGCGAGGTCCCAAAGGCGGCTTGCGCTGATGCGGTTCATGCCGGTCTCGTACTTCTGGATCTGCTGGAACTTGATGCCGACGGCATCGCCGAGTTGCTGCTGGGTCATGCCGGCGAGCCACCGGCGGTGACGCAGACGTTGCCCCACATGGGCATCGACGTGGTGTTTCATCGATCGGTCCTCAACTTACTTGTCATCCCAATGGCCGCAACCTCTGGTGGCGACCTCCGGCGTATGGACCGCCGGTGTGTGCTTCACGGTCATTGCCGCCTTTCGTTGTGTTCCCTTTTAATCGATCCCGCACAGATTGAAAACGAAAAATGACGGAACCGTCAAGATTCGCCCATGCATTTTTTGCATGTGTCGGGATCGAGGGGGCGCCGAGATGCGCTCAGACGGCTGCTTTCGCTCGGGATTTCCGGAAGCTGGGGTTGAGAACCCGCTTGCGCAAGCGGATCGACTGCGGGGTGATTTCGACGAGTTCGTCGTCCTCGATGAAGGAGATCGCCTGCTCCAGCGACAGGATCGTGGGGGGCGTGAGGCGTACGGCCTCGTCCTTGCCGGCGGCACGGATGTTCGTCAGCTGCTTCGCCTTCAGCGGGTTGACGTCGAGGTCGTCGGGGCGCGCGTTCTCGCCGACGATCATGCCGGTGTAGATCTTCGTGCCCGGCGTGATGAACATGCGCCCGCGCTCTTCCAGGTTCCACAGCGCATAGGCCGTCGCCTCGCCGTCGGCCATGGAGATGAGCACGCCGTTGCGCCGCCCGCTGATCGCGCCCTTGTGCGGCTCGTAGCGCAGGAAGACGCGGTTCATGACACCCGTTCCGCGGGTATCCGTCAGGAATTCGCCCAGGTAGCCGATGAGCCCGCGCGAGGGGACGTGCGCCACTATGCGCGTCTTGCCGCCGGACGACGGCGCCATCTCGACGACCGAGCCCTTGCGCAATGCGAGCTTTTCCACGACCACGCCGGTGAAGGCATCGTCCACGTCGATGTAGACTTCCTCGATGGGCTCGATCGTATCGCCGGTCTCCGCGTCCTTCTGGAACAGAACGCGGGGGCGGCTGACGGACAGCTCGAAGCCTTCCCGCCGCATGGTCTCGATCAGGATGCCGAGCTGCAGCTCGCCCCGGCCGGCCACCTCGAAGGCGTCCTTCTCCTCGGTCTCGGTGATGCGGATCGCGACATTGCCTTCCGCCTCGCGCAGCAGACGGTCGCGGATCACGCGGCTCTGCACCTTGTCGCCCTCGCGGCCCGCGAGCGGGCTGTCGTTGACGCCCAGCGTCACCGCGAGCGTCGGCGGATCGACCGGCTCCGCCGGCAGGGCGGCCTCGACTTCCGGTGCACCCAGGGTGTGCGCGACCGAGGCGTTCGAGAAGCCCGCGACCGCCACGATGTCGCCGGCCTCCGCGCGCTCGACCGGCACCCGCTCCAGCCCGCGGAAGGCCAGCACCTTGGTCACCCGCGCGCGTTCCAGCACCGTGCCGTCGCGGTCGAGCGCGCGCGCCTGCATGTTGCCCACGACCGCGCCGTCCTCGATCCGCCCGATCAGCAGGCGGCCGAGGAAGGGGTCGGCCTCCAGCGCGCTGACCAGCATGCGGAACGGCTTCTGCGTGTGTGTGTCGGTTGCCTGCGCGGGGGCGGGAACATGGCGCACGATCAGGTCGAACAGCGGCTTGAGGTCGGCCCCGCGCTCCGTCGTCTCGCTCGCCCAGCCGTCGCGGCCGGATGCGTAGAGGACAGGGAAGTCCAGCTGCTCGTCGTTCGCGCCCAACGAGACGAAGAGGTCGAACACCGCGTTCAGAACCTCGTCCGGGCGGCTGTCGGGGCGGTCGATCTTGTTGACGACGACGATCGGGCGCAGGCCGCGCTTCAGCGTCTTCATCAGCACGAACTTCGTCTGCGGCATCGGGCCTTCGGCCGCGTCCACGAGAAGGATCGCGCCGTCGACCATGGAGAGGTAGCGCTCCACCTCGCCGCCGAAGTCGGCGTGGCCGGGCGTATCCATGATGTTGATGCGGGTGTCGCCCCACAGCACGCTGGTGCACTTGGCGAGGATCGTGATACCCCGCTCGCGTTCCAGGTCGTTGCGATCCATCGCCCGCTCTGCAACCTGCTGGTTCGCGCGGAAGGTGCCGGCCTGCGCCAGAAGCTGATCGACCAGCGTGGTCTTGCCGTGGTCGACGTGCGCGATGATCGCGATGTTGCGGAGCTGCATCTCGGGTCCTGACAGGAAGGGGGGTGGAGCCTTTACGGGGCTTGCGTCTCGCGCGGGTGTACGCGAACCTTCCTTGCAGTGCAACATAAGCGCGCCGGCGGCGTCTCCAAGGCCCTTGGGCGAAGCGGCATGTCCGGCGGAGAAAAATGACATGGGGGAATGCGTATGAAGG
It contains:
- the hisN gene encoding histidinol-phosphatase, with translation MPLSMTDADSLLAFAERLADAAKAATLAHFRQQPDTDDKDDGQHGFDPVTAADRDAETAMRALIQAAYPDHGILGEEHGEKPAQGPWRWVLDPIDGTKAYIMGLPTWGTLIALEHDGEPVLGVMDQPYVGERFVAAGGRGALIRGGQRVPLRTRGCARLGEAILATTHPDIFATEAEADAFARVSAAVRMTRYGCDCYNYAMVAAGGIDLVIEAALKPMDISPLVPIIRAAGGIVTDWSGGPAATGGQVIAAGDARVHAAALERLAAA
- a CDS encoding helix-turn-helix domain-containing protein; amino-acid sequence: MKHHVDAHVGQRLRHRRWLAGMTQQQLGDAVGIKFQQIQKYETGMNRISASRLWDLAQALDVPVSFFFEGLDLEAAEAEGADKDVLKDKETMELLRAYYAIPDDQRRKLFDLAKAIGED
- the typA gene encoding translational GTPase TypA, which produces MQLRNIAIIAHVDHGKTTLVDQLLAQAGTFRANQQVAERAMDRNDLERERGITILAKCTSVLWGDTRINIMDTPGHADFGGEVERYLSMVDGAILLVDAAEGPMPQTKFVLMKTLKRGLRPIVVVNKIDRPDSRPDEVLNAVFDLFVSLGANDEQLDFPVLYASGRDGWASETTERGADLKPLFDLIVRHVPAPAQATDTHTQKPFRMLVSALEADPFLGRLLIGRIEDGAVVGNMQARALDRDGTVLERARVTKVLAFRGLERVPVERAEAGDIVAVAGFSNASVAHTLGAPEVEAALPAEPVDPPTLAVTLGVNDSPLAGREGDKVQSRVIRDRLLREAEGNVAIRITETEEKDAFEVAGRGELQLGILIETMRREGFELSVSRPRVLFQKDAETGDTIEPIEEVYIDVDDAFTGVVVEKLALRKGSVVEMAPSSGGKTRIVAHVPSRGLIGYLGEFLTDTRGTGVMNRVFLRYEPHKGAISGRRNGVLISMADGEATAYALWNLEERGRMFITPGTKIYTGMIVGENARPDDLDVNPLKAKQLTNIRAAGKDEAVRLTPPTILSLEQAISFIEDDELVEITPQSIRLRKRVLNPSFRKSRAKAAV